A section of the Leminorella richardii genome encodes:
- the bcsB gene encoding cellulose biosynthesis cyclic di-GMP-binding regulatory protein BcsB, which yields MAMLSLAGAVYAAPTDMPTTPVAQSEEAVVAPEAVAGVTNDRSQAPVRNDTLSFKTLAPEGSMVLRGIQNTSQMTFTVRSDEVVSQAVLNLDYTVSPALLPLVSHIKIYLNDELMGIVPVNQESPGKRGTMTLPLNAQFISDFNRLRLELVGHYKDVCEDPTHSSIWIDISKGSSVALTYQKLAVNNDLSRFPEPFYDSRDFRPLTLPIVFGAEPDIEQQQAAAILTSWFGTRAQWRGQNFPVLFNQLPESNAVVFATNDRRPDFLKDYPAVSAPTVEMISHPDNPYVKLLLVLGRDDKDLLLAAQGIAQGEPLFRGQSVTIDDVKQLAPRKPYDAPNWVNTDRPVRLGELTSYAEQLSVSGGRLSPIDLDMRLPPDLFLLRSQGVTLDLKYRYTPPAFVDDSRLNVSLNGRFLQAFPLKPYEDKSLQVMHIPVIQGLLNTGEEVFIPAFQLGGNNRLRFDFDFVSNIGASTVDVCRTMTPVKHEATIDDNSTVDFSGYRHYLAMPELKAFSQSGFPFSRMADLSDTLIVMPEKPSASQLTLLYNVLGQMGSEIGYPALGMTMTNSPDAKQYADKDVLLIGALPKSIEPEKSAEILIDRVKSQLNRPERNRLDIRADDINKKPTEPTPQASASVSSEGAIGAVTGFQSPYNEQRSVVALMASGESGYQLLDDAWRDSGKRAAMVGSLAIVRDSGVNSLRVGDTYYVGYLPWWDKLWYRLSNHPILMAVGAALSVILIAIMLWRGLRIISRRRLSGSEK from the coding sequence ATGGCGATGCTAAGTTTGGCAGGTGCGGTTTATGCCGCGCCGACCGATATGCCGACTACGCCTGTTGCACAGTCAGAAGAGGCAGTGGTTGCCCCTGAAGCAGTCGCTGGCGTAACAAACGATCGGTCTCAGGCCCCGGTTCGTAATGATACGCTGTCGTTTAAAACGCTGGCGCCAGAAGGTAGCATGGTGCTTAGAGGGATCCAAAATACATCGCAGATGACCTTTACGGTGCGCAGTGATGAAGTGGTTTCTCAGGCGGTGCTCAATCTGGACTATACGGTTTCTCCCGCGCTGCTGCCTTTGGTGTCTCATATCAAGATCTATCTTAACGACGAGCTGATGGGCATCGTGCCTGTTAATCAGGAGTCTCCCGGAAAGCGCGGGACGATGACACTGCCGCTTAATGCGCAATTTATCAGCGACTTTAACCGGCTTCGCCTAGAGCTGGTGGGGCACTATAAAGACGTCTGTGAAGATCCAACCCACAGCAGTATCTGGATTGATATCAGTAAAGGCAGCTCGGTTGCCCTGACTTACCAAAAGCTGGCGGTGAATAACGATCTGTCCCGCTTTCCTGAACCGTTTTATGACAGCCGCGATTTCCGCCCGCTGACGCTGCCGATTGTGTTTGGCGCTGAGCCGGATATCGAGCAGCAGCAGGCTGCGGCGATCCTGACTTCGTGGTTTGGCACTCGGGCACAGTGGCGCGGTCAGAATTTCCCCGTGCTGTTTAACCAACTGCCGGAAAGCAACGCGGTTGTTTTTGCTACCAACGATCGCCGTCCTGACTTTCTGAAAGACTACCCCGCTGTTTCCGCACCGACGGTAGAAATGATCTCTCATCCGGACAATCCTTACGTCAAGCTGCTGCTGGTTTTAGGGCGTGACGATAAGGATTTGCTGCTTGCGGCACAGGGCATCGCGCAGGGGGAACCGCTGTTTCGCGGCCAGAGCGTGACCATTGACGACGTTAAACAGCTGGCGCCACGTAAGCCTTACGATGCGCCAAACTGGGTGAATACCGATCGCCCTGTCAGATTAGGGGAGCTGACCTCATACGCAGAGCAGCTCAGCGTCTCCGGCGGGCGTTTGTCACCGATCGACTTAGATATGCGGCTGCCGCCTGACCTGTTTTTATTGCGCAGTCAGGGCGTTACGCTGGATCTGAAATACCGCTATACGCCACCCGCGTTCGTTGATGATTCGCGCCTGAACGTCAGTCTGAACGGCCGTTTTTTACAGGCATTTCCTCTGAAGCCTTATGAAGATAAAAGCCTACAGGTGATGCACATTCCGGTTATTCAAGGGCTGCTGAACACGGGAGAAGAGGTGTTTATTCCCGCTTTCCAGCTGGGAGGCAACAACCGCCTGCGCTTTGATTTTGACTTCGTTTCCAACATAGGTGCCAGCACGGTAGACGTTTGCCGCACCATGACACCGGTAAAACACGAAGCCACCATTGACGATAACTCAACCGTCGACTTCTCAGGCTATCGTCACTATTTGGCTATGCCCGAGCTGAAGGCGTTTTCCCAGTCTGGTTTTCCCTTTAGTCGGATGGCGGATCTATCCGATACGCTGATCGTGATGCCCGAGAAGCCCAGTGCGTCCCAGCTCACCCTGCTGTACAACGTATTAGGACAGATGGGCTCGGAAATTGGCTACCCTGCGCTGGGGATGACCATGACCAATAGCCCAGATGCTAAACAGTATGCAGACAAAGACGTACTGCTGATTGGCGCGCTGCCGAAGTCCATCGAGCCGGAGAAGAGTGCTGAAATTCTTATCGATCGGGTAAAAAGCCAGCTGAATCGCCCAGAAAGAAATCGGCTGGATATTCGTGCCGACGATATCAATAAAAAGCCCACAGAGCCTACACCTCAGGCCAGTGCATCGGTAAGTTCGGAAGGCGCCATTGGCGCAGTGACCGGATTCCAGTCCCCCTATAACGAACAGCGCAGCGTTGTAGCTCTGATGGCCAGCGGTGAAAGCGGCTATCAGCTGCTGGACGACGCGTGGCGAGACAGCGGCAAGCGGGCGGCCATGGTGGGATCGCTGGCGATTGTACGCGACTCTGGGGTTAACAGTCTGCGGGTTGGCGATACCTACTATGTCGGGTATTTGCCGTGGTGGGACAAGCTTTGGTATCGGCTGTCCAACCATCCGATCCTGATGGCGGTTGGCGCGGCGCTGAGCGTGATATTGATAGCCATCATGCTGTGGCGCGGTCTGCGCATTATCAGCCGCCGTCGTCTGTCTGGCAGTGAAAAATAG
- the bcsZ gene encoding cellulose synthase complex periplasmic endoglucanase BcsZ encodes MKRVMVLLCCLMFTGQVLADECGWPQWQSFKRDYVSRDGRVIDPADSKNVTTSEGQSYAMFFALVANDRDAFGKLFSWTENNLAKGDLAAYLPSWLWGKREDGKWGVLDSNSASDADLWIAYSLLEAGRLWHSRVYQVAGARMLKRIVKDEVVNVPGLGKMLMPGRVGFIEADKSWRLNPSYLPPQLLARLGRDSREMAEIEASTQKMLLEAAPAGAAADWILWEKDKGWRSDEKTGAKGDYDAIRVYLWLGALADDVPHKAELISHYQTVARLTQEGGLPPETIDTQTGKGSGTGPIGFSAALLPFLAGTPAQSVQRERVLANLPGKDAYYNSVLTLFGLGWDQQRYRFTSQGELQTSWEKGSCESIN; translated from the coding sequence ATGAAACGGGTTATGGTACTGCTGTGCTGTCTTATGTTTACCGGCCAGGTTTTGGCTGACGAGTGCGGCTGGCCGCAATGGCAGAGCTTTAAGCGCGACTACGTCAGCCGAGACGGGCGGGTCATTGACCCTGCCGACAGCAAAAACGTAACGACGTCGGAAGGGCAGAGCTATGCCATGTTTTTCGCGCTGGTTGCCAACGATCGCGATGCCTTCGGTAAGCTGTTTTCCTGGACAGAAAATAATCTGGCTAAAGGCGATCTGGCTGCTTATCTTCCCAGCTGGCTGTGGGGCAAGCGCGAGGACGGCAAGTGGGGCGTTCTGGACAGCAATTCGGCTTCCGATGCGGATTTGTGGATTGCCTACTCGCTGCTTGAAGCAGGTCGGCTATGGCATTCTCGCGTCTATCAAGTAGCCGGCGCGCGGATGCTTAAACGTATAGTAAAAGATGAAGTGGTGAACGTGCCCGGGCTTGGGAAAATGCTTATGCCCGGTCGGGTCGGTTTTATTGAGGCGGATAAGAGTTGGCGGCTGAATCCAAGCTATCTGCCGCCGCAGCTGTTAGCGCGTTTAGGGCGAGATAGCCGAGAGATGGCTGAGATTGAAGCCTCAACGCAAAAGATGCTGTTAGAGGCTGCACCAGCGGGCGCGGCGGCTGACTGGATTTTGTGGGAGAAGGATAAAGGCTGGCGCAGCGATGAGAAAACCGGTGCCAAGGGCGATTATGACGCAATTCGTGTCTACCTCTGGCTGGGGGCACTAGCGGATGACGTGCCCCATAAGGCGGAGCTGATTTCTCACTACCAGACAGTGGCTCGACTCACTCAGGAAGGCGGTCTTCCTCCAGAAACGATAGATACCCAAACGGGAAAAGGTAGCGGCACAGGGCCCATTGGTTTTTCCGCGGCGCTACTGCCCTTTTTAGCAGGTACGCCCGCACAGTCGGTGCAGCGCGAAAGGGTATTAGCCAATCTGCCGGGGAAAGATGCCTACTATAACAGCGTGTTGACACTGTTTGGGCTGGGATGGGATCAGCAGCGCTACCGCTTTACTTCACAGGGAGAGTTGCAGACGTCTTGGGAGAAAGGCTCATGCGAATCCATCAACTGA
- a CDS encoding EAL domain-containing protein: MLVKRSLTIKQMSLVTLVAVVTICLFIAVQMFDFIQQRRGDSLTQLNNIGRAISHPVERALWNRRLKDTQQILDALVERGALGRATVLMNTELVSVHSEKVSQEEVPVPFALLLSLPISTQIPLYSPEHNAIDPMPIGYLILDGDSYSLYQTTLKRFATVLVTYLLLALMLSIAISWCLNRLLVYPLRSIANDLKAMSEDGIQYHQLTLPLSHQDDELGMLIRNYNRNQEALAQAYRQLSHLSTRDPVTDLPNYALFQELLKQQIASSQHDKTPFSLLFVSLDSLKDVFQAWGQEAGNHHLFEVTRRIQSLLSPHAVLARLHGEELVIMSLLSQTPLQAMQFAKRLVDTISEPIEANDLSLSPILSIGIAQYPSDGEDVDSLIGNAQAAVLLAQRRGKNQILFFESDMTNDIQQRMQLESEIVKGIQENQFQLYLQPQIDIATGLPAGAEALIRWHYAPDKVRYPIEFIPQAEESGLILPLGEWILEEACRILSEWKAANVPMTLSVNLSAMQLQHEGLIEQLSSLISCYDFEPKRLVLELTETGFIYDIEAVLPTLKHIRELGISIALDDFGSGYSNLNYLQRLPVDVLKIDKSFIDGLPYHDALVKIVYSIAQTLRLKLVAEGVESRAQADWLLANDIRYAQGYLFSRAIPYQSFKDTYLSAFFDADR; the protein is encoded by the coding sequence TTGCTAGTCAAACGCTCATTGACAATCAAACAGATGTCACTGGTAACGCTGGTTGCCGTGGTGACCATTTGCCTTTTCATTGCGGTGCAAATGTTTGATTTTATCCAGCAGCGCCGCGGCGATTCTCTGACTCAGTTGAACAACATTGGGCGGGCGATTTCTCATCCGGTTGAGCGCGCACTGTGGAATCGCCGCCTGAAGGATACTCAGCAGATCCTTGATGCGCTGGTGGAACGAGGGGCATTGGGCCGGGCTACTGTATTGATGAATACAGAACTGGTTTCTGTTCACAGTGAGAAAGTGAGTCAGGAAGAAGTGCCGGTGCCGTTTGCACTGCTGCTCTCTTTGCCTATTTCTACACAAATCCCTCTTTATTCCCCTGAGCATAACGCTATTGACCCGATGCCTATTGGCTATCTGATCCTAGATGGAGACTCTTACAGTCTGTACCAGACGACCCTCAAGAGATTCGCCACCGTGCTTGTCACCTATTTGCTGCTGGCGCTAATGCTCTCCATTGCCATCAGCTGGTGTCTGAATCGACTGCTGGTATATCCACTGCGCTCGATTGCCAACGACCTGAAGGCCATGTCAGAAGACGGCATTCAGTACCATCAGCTTACGCTCCCTCTTAGCCATCAGGACGATGAGCTGGGCATGCTAATCCGCAACTATAACCGCAATCAGGAAGCGCTGGCCCAGGCATACAGACAGTTAAGTCACCTCAGTACGCGGGATCCCGTGACGGATTTGCCAAACTACGCGCTGTTTCAGGAGCTGTTAAAGCAGCAGATAGCCAGTAGCCAGCATGATAAAACGCCGTTTAGCCTACTGTTCGTCAGTCTGGATTCGCTAAAGGACGTCTTTCAGGCCTGGGGGCAGGAGGCGGGCAACCATCACCTGTTTGAAGTAACACGGCGGATTCAGTCGTTACTGAGTCCGCACGCAGTGCTGGCTCGGCTGCACGGTGAAGAGCTGGTGATTATGAGCCTGCTGTCGCAGACGCCTTTGCAGGCGATGCAGTTCGCCAAAAGGCTGGTGGATACGATAAGTGAGCCGATTGAGGCTAACGATCTGTCCCTTTCTCCTATTCTGAGCATCGGCATCGCACAGTATCCCAGTGACGGTGAAGACGTCGATAGTCTGATAGGCAACGCTCAGGCAGCGGTGCTGCTGGCGCAGCGCAGAGGGAAAAATCAAATCCTGTTCTTTGAGTCGGATATGACCAATGACATCCAGCAGCGTATGCAGCTGGAGAGTGAAATTGTCAAAGGAATACAGGAGAATCAGTTCCAACTCTATTTACAGCCTCAAATCGATATTGCCACAGGGCTTCCCGCTGGCGCTGAGGCGCTGATCCGCTGGCACTATGCGCCGGATAAGGTTCGCTATCCGATCGAATTCATCCCTCAGGCGGAAGAAAGCGGCCTGATTTTGCCGTTAGGGGAGTGGATTCTGGAAGAAGCCTGCCGCATTCTGTCTGAATGGAAAGCGGCCAACGTGCCCATGACGCTGTCGGTAAATCTGTCGGCTATGCAGCTACAGCATGAAGGATTGATTGAACAGCTTTCCTCCCTGATTTCCTGCTATGATTTTGAGCCCAAGCGCTTAGTGCTTGAGCTAACGGAAACAGGCTTTATCTACGATATTGAGGCAGTTCTGCCAACGTTAAAACATATTCGTGAGCTGGGGATCTCCATTGCGCTAGACGATTTTGGCAGCGGATACAGTAACCTTAACTATTTGCAACGCCTCCCCGTTGACGTGCTGAAAATAGATAAAAGCTTCATTGATGGATTACCGTATCACGATGCCTTAGTGAAGATTGTCTACTCTATTGCACAAACTCTTCGCCTGAAGCTGGTTGCCGAAGGCGTCGAAAGCCGGGCGCAGGCTGACTGGCTGCTGGCAAACGACATCCGCTACGCGCAGGGCTATCTGTTCTCTCGAGCCATTCCTTACCAGAGTTTTAAAGATACCTATCTGTCGGCATTCTTTGACGCCGATAGGTGA
- a CDS encoding dicarboxylate/amino acid:cation symporter translates to MKISIFKSLYIQVLIAITVGVLLGHFYPEIGASMKPLGDGFIKLIKMIIAPIIFCTVVTGIAGMESMKAVGRTGGIALLYFELVSTLALIIGLIVVNVIKPGAGMNVDASQLDASAVAAYADAAKSQGLVPFILDIIPGSAVGAFASGNILQVLLFAVLFGFALHRLGEKGQLVFNVIDSFSRVIFGIINMIMRLAPLGAFGAMAFTIGKYGVGSLVQLGQLILCFYLTCVIFVVFVIGAIAKGFGFNIFKFIRYIKEELLIVLGTSSSESVLPRMLEKMERLGCQKSVVGLVIPTGYSFNLDGTSIYLTMAAVFIAQATNTEMSVLNQITLLVVLLLSSKGAAGVTGSGFIVLAATISAVGHLPLAGLALILGIDRFMSEARALTNLIGNGVATVVVAKWCRQIDNDKLNQELNNQGAAKEQAA, encoded by the coding sequence ATGAAAATATCCATTTTCAAATCGCTCTATATTCAGGTGTTGATTGCAATAACGGTTGGTGTACTGTTGGGGCATTTCTATCCTGAGATTGGGGCGTCGATGAAGCCGTTAGGGGATGGCTTTATCAAACTGATTAAAATGATCATCGCACCGATCATCTTCTGTACCGTCGTTACCGGTATTGCAGGAATGGAGAGCATGAAGGCCGTTGGTCGCACCGGCGGTATCGCGCTGCTCTATTTCGAACTGGTGAGCACGTTGGCACTGATTATTGGTCTGATTGTGGTTAACGTTATCAAGCCTGGCGCCGGTATGAACGTTGACGCTTCTCAGCTGGATGCCAGTGCTGTTGCTGCCTATGCTGATGCGGCTAAATCACAAGGGCTCGTTCCTTTCATTCTGGACATTATTCCGGGTAGCGCTGTAGGGGCGTTCGCCAGCGGCAATATCCTTCAGGTGTTGCTGTTTGCTGTACTGTTCGGCTTTGCCTTACACCGTCTGGGAGAAAAGGGTCAGCTGGTCTTTAACGTTATTGACAGCTTCTCTCGCGTGATTTTCGGCATTATCAACATGATTATGCGTCTGGCTCCTCTTGGTGCCTTTGGCGCCATGGCCTTTACTATCGGTAAATACGGTGTGGGATCTCTGGTCCAACTGGGGCAGCTCATTCTGTGCTTCTACCTGACTTGCGTTATCTTCGTTGTGTTTGTGATCGGGGCGATTGCCAAGGGCTTCGGCTTTAACATCTTCAAGTTTATCCGCTACATCAAAGAAGAGCTGCTGATCGTACTGGGTACTTCCTCGTCAGAATCCGTTCTGCCGAGAATGTTGGAAAAAATGGAACGTCTGGGCTGTCAAAAATCGGTAGTAGGCTTGGTTATACCAACTGGATATTCCTTTAACCTTGACGGTACGTCTATTTACCTGACAATGGCGGCGGTCTTTATCGCTCAGGCCACCAACACTGAGATGAGCGTACTGAACCAGATTACTCTGTTGGTAGTACTGCTGCTTTCTTCAAAAGGTGCTGCAGGCGTAACGGGAAGCGGCTTTATCGTTCTGGCTGCAACCATCTCTGCCGTTGGTCATCTGCCGCTGGCCGGTTTGGCGCTGATTTTGGGTATTGACCGCTTCATGTCTGAAGCTCGTGCGTTGACTAACCTGATTGGTAACGGCGTGGCTACCGTTGTTGTCGCCAAGTGGTGTCGTCAGATTGATAATGACAAGCTTAACCAAGAACTTAATAATCAGGGTGCGGCAAAAGAACAAGCTGCATAA
- a CDS encoding M16 family metallopeptidase has product MHSQYLFSALGGLMFLAVGASVQAEPLRADPAWQVGKLDNGFKWQILATPHRPTDSVEVRLEINTGSLQESIPQVGFSYLLPRLATAGTTHFPHENLVALLPQITATGGTKTLVEVSYDYTRYNLSFPTNRPELLKEAFSWLSDAVNRPEATSEQLQSVRADWLSPNIALPQGMSEPWWRYRIKNSSMVDHDPGQTVTEGATVEQLAEFYDKWYTPDAMTLYVVGNVDRRLLVEQINKAFGDLQGKRESPATIAALSALPPNPVNFLSSTVDKDRLTLVWDEPWHPVVATESLNRQWLNEAAQELVSLRLSQKLVKSGLKGVSLGFDCQIMYQRNVCKIAIDAPLAGLRPSLKYVGGEIAKLSNEGVTEAEYNALLAEKKERLAQVMATYAKTDTAAIMEQRLLVEKSGSIGVSPELFMQLRQAFLDNLTLQAVNAHIHQRLTIKPTLVLRQPTGEAEENVKELSEMLEGIVEPAIKS; this is encoded by the coding sequence ATGCACAGTCAGTATTTATTTTCTGCGCTCGGCGGGCTGATGTTCCTGGCAGTGGGGGCCAGCGTTCAGGCAGAGCCGCTGCGAGCCGATCCGGCCTGGCAGGTAGGAAAGCTGGATAACGGGTTTAAGTGGCAAATACTCGCCACTCCTCATCGCCCTACCGATAGCGTAGAGGTTAGGCTGGAGATTAACACCGGCTCTTTGCAGGAAAGCATTCCCCAGGTTGGCTTTTCCTACCTTTTACCTCGCTTGGCGACTGCCGGCACAACACACTTTCCTCATGAGAACCTTGTCGCGCTGCTGCCTCAAATTACAGCGACCGGAGGCACTAAGACGCTGGTTGAGGTCTCCTATGACTATACGCGCTATAACCTGAGCTTTCCGACAAACCGCCCTGAGCTGCTGAAAGAGGCGTTTAGCTGGCTGTCCGATGCGGTAAACCGGCCCGAAGCAACCAGCGAGCAGCTCCAGTCCGTTCGCGCAGACTGGCTGTCGCCGAATATTGCTCTGCCTCAGGGAATGAGTGAGCCCTGGTGGCGGTATCGTATTAAAAACTCTTCTATGGTAGATCACGATCCAGGGCAGACCGTTACGGAAGGCGCAACGGTAGAGCAACTGGCTGAGTTTTATGACAAGTGGTATACCCCAGACGCAATGACTCTGTACGTTGTTGGCAATGTCGATCGTCGTCTGCTGGTTGAACAAATCAACAAGGCCTTTGGTGATTTACAGGGAAAAAGAGAGAGCCCTGCGACGATAGCTGCGCTAAGTGCGCTGCCGCCAAATCCCGTTAATTTTTTATCTTCGACGGTAGACAAAGATCGACTGACGCTGGTGTGGGATGAACCTTGGCACCCCGTAGTTGCCACTGAATCGCTGAATCGCCAGTGGTTAAACGAAGCGGCGCAAGAGCTGGTTTCTCTTCGACTGAGTCAAAAGCTGGTCAAGAGTGGGCTAAAGGGCGTTTCTCTGGGCTTTGACTGCCAGATTATGTATCAGCGCAATGTGTGCAAGATAGCCATTGACGCACCTTTGGCAGGCCTGCGGCCAAGCCTGAAGTACGTTGGGGGTGAAATTGCTAAGCTGAGCAACGAGGGCGTGACCGAAGCGGAATATAATGCGCTGCTGGCGGAGAAAAAAGAGCGCCTCGCTCAGGTGATGGCGACCTACGCAAAGACCGATACTGCAGCCATTATGGAACAGCGACTGCTGGTAGAAAAAAGCGGCTCTATCGGCGTCTCTCCTGAACTCTTTATGCAGCTCAGGCAGGCATTTTTAGACAACTTAACGCTACAGGCGGTGAATGCCCATATTCACCAGCGGCTGACAATAAAACCGACCCTTGTGCTGCGCCAGCCAACCGGAGAGGCGGAAGAGAACGTTAAGGAACTCTCAGAAATGCTTGAGGGCATTGTTGAGCCAGCGATTAAGAGCTAG
- a CDS encoding sugar kinase yields the protein MTTKRIAVIGECMIELSEKGQDVSRGFGGDTLNTSVYIARQVPADALSVHYVTALGVDTFSNQMLSSWKKENVHTDLIQRMADKLPGLYYIETDPSGERTFYYWRNEAAARYWLLSAEADSLCQQLSQFDYLYLSGISIAILDAQSRQKLVALLAECRKNGGKVIFDNNYRPRLWKSREEAQSAYQDVLSQTDIAFLTLDDEDLLWGQVPYQDVISRTRALGVSEIVIKRGSDACLVSLEDGSIEEVPAVKLPKESVVDTTAAGDSFSAGYLSVRLLGGSATKAAERGHLTASTVIQYRGAIIPQEAMPK from the coding sequence ATGACGACAAAACGAATCGCCGTTATCGGCGAATGCATGATAGAACTCTCTGAAAAAGGGCAGGACGTCAGCCGCGGATTCGGCGGAGACACGCTCAATACCTCAGTCTATATCGCCCGCCAGGTTCCCGCAGATGCCCTCTCGGTGCACTACGTCACTGCCCTTGGCGTCGACACGTTCAGCAACCAGATGCTTTCCAGCTGGAAAAAAGAGAACGTCCATACCGATCTTATCCAGCGCATGGCCGATAAACTACCGGGGCTTTACTATATTGAGACCGACCCGTCCGGCGAGAGAACCTTCTACTACTGGCGCAACGAAGCCGCGGCTCGCTACTGGCTCTTATCCGCAGAGGCCGACAGCCTGTGCCAGCAGCTTTCCCAGTTCGACTATCTTTATTTAAGCGGCATCAGTATTGCCATTCTCGATGCGCAAAGCCGCCAGAAGCTGGTAGCTCTTTTAGCCGAATGCCGTAAAAACGGTGGCAAAGTCATCTTTGACAACAACTATCGTCCACGCCTGTGGAAAAGCCGGGAAGAGGCTCAAAGCGCCTATCAGGACGTGCTGTCTCAAACCGATATTGCCTTCCTGACGCTAGATGATGAAGACCTTCTCTGGGGGCAGGTACCCTATCAGGACGTCATCAGCCGTACCCGCGCGCTGGGCGTGAGTGAAATTGTGATAAAACGCGGCTCTGACGCCTGCCTTGTTTCACTTGAAGACGGCAGCATTGAAGAAGTGCCCGCCGTGAAGCTGCCTAAGGAAAGCGTCGTGGACACGACTGCCGCGGGCGATTCCTTCAGCGCAGGCTACCTGTCCGTTCGGCTGCTGGGAGGCTCAGCGACAAAAGCAGCGGAGCGCGGCCATTTAACTGCCAGCACCGTCATTCAGTACCGTGGCGCCATTATTCCTCAGGAAGCGATGCCAAAATAG
- the yhjD gene encoding inner membrane protein YhjD, producing the protein MKKTVKTAVSVMERFKAIPTVAHLLRAVDRFNDRLGSQFGAAITYFSFLSLIPILMVSFAAAGFILASNPELLSNLINKIVTGVTDPNLAATLENTVNTAIRQRTTVGLTGLLIALYSGVSWMGNLREAIRAQVRDVWERNPAEKEKIHFRYLKDFASLIGLLVALLVTIGLTSVAGSAQQSIVSALGLDAVTWLRPALTSIALAISIMANYFMFLWIFWILPKPRPNTKALLKGTLLAAVGFEVIKFIMTMTLPQLAKSPSGAAFGSIIGLMAFFYFFARLTLFCAAWIATARENQRKEP; encoded by the coding sequence ATGAAGAAAACAGTTAAAACGGCAGTCTCCGTAATGGAAAGGTTCAAGGCTATCCCCACTGTCGCGCACCTTTTGCGGGCCGTTGACCGCTTTAACGATCGCTTGGGCAGCCAGTTCGGCGCTGCAATCACCTATTTCTCTTTTCTGTCGCTGATCCCGATTCTAATGGTGTCCTTTGCTGCGGCGGGTTTTATTCTGGCCTCGAATCCAGAACTCCTCTCTAACCTTATTAATAAAATTGTGACCGGCGTGACCGACCCCAACCTTGCCGCCACGCTGGAAAACACCGTCAATACGGCTATTCGCCAGCGCACCACCGTTGGGTTAACCGGCTTGCTGATTGCGCTTTACTCTGGCGTGAGCTGGATGGGCAACCTGCGTGAGGCCATCCGCGCTCAGGTTCGAGACGTATGGGAACGCAATCCGGCTGAAAAAGAAAAAATTCACTTTCGCTATCTGAAAGACTTTGCTTCCCTGATTGGGCTACTTGTCGCGCTGCTTGTCACCATCGGTCTCACTTCAGTGGCGGGCTCGGCACAGCAGAGCATCGTTAGCGCGCTTGGCCTTGATGCCGTAACCTGGCTGCGTCCGGCTCTGACGTCCATTGCTCTGGCCATTTCTATTATGGCTAACTACTTTATGTTTCTGTGGATTTTCTGGATCCTCCCCAAGCCTCGCCCAAACACTAAAGCGCTGCTAAAGGGCACTCTGCTTGCTGCTGTGGGTTTTGAAGTTATCAAATTCATTATGACCATGACCCTTCCTCAGCTTGCCAAGTCACCTTCCGGTGCGGCCTTTGGCTCGATTATTGGCCTGATGGCCTTCTTCTACTTCTTCGCGAGGCTGACGCTGTTTTGTGCAGCCTGGATTGCGACGGCAAGGGAAAATCAGCGTAAAGAACCCTAA
- a CDS encoding cysteine peptidase family C39 domain-containing protein, with protein MFINPNFYLALPLAAALFFAGRALGSASVAISLRRTAGAVFFLLALVSLSIPLTYLAGSLGENPAYANFRALPYAELTVCLAAPFVGRLSLLLPLNRGIALLFCLVITLGYVSLPFIKPIVRPAGEIVEQWRDGIAIQSTSATCGPASMATLMHRLGVSATQSEIARQSYNSGSGTENWYLARYAKSQGFSYRFLNEPDLENVPVPSIIGVRLGRVGHFITLLSKEGATYTVGDSLDGVHQLTEAEFKQRYRFAGFVLQIGRE; from the coding sequence ATGTTTATTAATCCCAATTTTTATCTGGCGCTGCCTTTGGCTGCGGCACTGTTCTTTGCCGGGCGAGCGCTGGGATCTGCAAGTGTGGCTATTAGCTTGCGTCGTACGGCTGGCGCTGTATTTTTTCTGTTGGCACTGGTAAGCCTATCTATTCCTCTAACCTATCTGGCTGGTTCTCTTGGCGAGAACCCTGCGTACGCTAATTTTCGTGCTCTACCTTATGCAGAGCTGACCGTTTGTTTAGCTGCGCCCTTTGTGGGCAGGCTATCCTTGCTGCTGCCGCTAAATCGTGGAATAGCGCTGCTGTTTTGCCTTGTGATTACCTTAGGCTACGTTAGCCTGCCGTTTATTAAACCGATTGTTCGACCGGCGGGAGAAATTGTCGAACAGTGGCGTGATGGTATAGCCATTCAGAGTACGTCTGCAACCTGCGGGCCGGCCTCAATGGCGACGCTGATGCACCGTTTGGGCGTGTCGGCGACGCAGTCAGAGATTGCCCGTCAGTCCTATAATTCTGGTTCAGGAACGGAAAACTGGTATCTGGCTCGCTACGCGAAGAGTCAGGGATTTAGCTATCGGTTTTTGAACGAGCCGGATCTTGAAAACGTTCCCGTTCCGTCGATTATCGGCGTCAGGCTGGGGCGAGTCGGGCACTTCATTACACTGCTGTCGAAAGAGGGAGCAACCTATACCGTGGGCGACTCTCTGGATGGTGTTCATCAGCTGACTGAGGCGGAGTTTAAACAGCGTTATCGCTTTGCGGGATTTGTGCTGCAAATTGGGCGAGAATAG